One Mycolicibacterium crocinum DNA window includes the following coding sequences:
- a CDS encoding GlxA family transcriptional regulator, with product MHRIAVLLVEPVVGFDATIAPTLFGAATDADGTPLYEVVTCGLSRAPVTTTNGFALLPAAGPEALATADTVVVPGTRYAPARSEGVLQPELGAALAAIRPGTRIVSICTGAFVLAAAGLLDGRPATTHWRFADDLRALHPEVRLDENVLFVDDGDVLTSAGLAAGIDLCLHIIRSDHGAAVANEVARYCVVPPWREGGQAQFIERHMPAEPHASTAATRQWALDHLDEPLSIEQLAGHANMSERTFCRRFREETGQSPGGWVRSRRVERARELLETHDLPVDEVARRAGLGSGGNLRHHLRRGLGMSPSSYRKVFQGS from the coding sequence ATGCACCGCATCGCCGTCCTGCTGGTCGAGCCGGTCGTCGGTTTCGACGCCACGATCGCGCCGACGCTGTTCGGCGCGGCCACCGACGCCGACGGCACCCCGCTCTACGAGGTCGTGACCTGCGGGCTGAGCCGGGCTCCGGTCACCACCACCAACGGCTTTGCCCTGCTGCCCGCGGCCGGGCCGGAGGCACTTGCCACCGCCGACACCGTCGTCGTTCCCGGCACGCGATACGCCCCGGCCCGCTCTGAGGGAGTGCTGCAACCTGAGCTGGGCGCCGCGCTGGCAGCCATCCGGCCCGGAACCCGGATCGTGTCGATCTGCACCGGCGCGTTCGTGCTGGCCGCCGCCGGCCTACTCGACGGTCGACCGGCCACCACGCACTGGCGTTTCGCCGACGACCTGCGCGCCCTGCATCCCGAGGTGCGCCTCGACGAGAACGTGCTCTTCGTCGACGACGGTGACGTACTGACCTCCGCCGGCCTGGCCGCGGGAATTGACCTGTGCCTGCACATCATTCGCAGCGACCACGGCGCGGCGGTGGCCAACGAGGTGGCCCGCTACTGCGTCGTCCCGCCGTGGCGGGAAGGCGGCCAGGCCCAATTCATCGAGCGGCACATGCCCGCGGAACCGCACGCGTCGACGGCGGCCACCCGGCAGTGGGCCCTGGACCATCTCGACGAGCCGCTGTCGATCGAACAACTGGCCGGTCACGCCAACATGAGCGAGCGGACCTTCTGCCGCCGGTTCCGGGAGGAGACGGGGCAGTCGCCGGGCGGCTGGGTGCGCAGCCGGCGGGTGGAGCGGGCGCGCGAACTCCTGGAGACCCACGACCTGCCCGTCGACGAGGTGGCGCGCCGCGCAGGCCTCGGCTCGGGCGGGAACCTGCGCCACCATCTACGCCGGGGGCTTGGCATGTCGCCGTCGAGCTATCGCAAGGTGTTTCAGGGCTCCTGA
- a CDS encoding gamma carbonic anhydrase family protein, translating into MAEPLIMSVGGHTPDLHAESWVAPNAAVIGQVRLGSRVSVWYSATLRAEAEWIDVGEGSNIQDGATVHVDPGFPARIGAGVTVGHNAVLHGCTVEDGSLVGMGSIVLNGAVIGAGSIVGAGAVVPQGMIVPPRSLVAGVPAKVRRELVDAELDGNRMNAAVYEHLIDLHRESQ; encoded by the coding sequence ATGGCCGAACCTTTGATCATGTCCGTTGGCGGACACACGCCCGATCTGCACGCCGAGTCCTGGGTCGCCCCCAACGCGGCGGTGATCGGTCAGGTTCGGCTCGGGTCGCGAGTCAGCGTCTGGTACTCGGCGACTCTGCGCGCCGAAGCCGAGTGGATCGACGTCGGCGAGGGCAGCAACATCCAGGACGGTGCCACCGTCCACGTCGACCCCGGCTTCCCGGCGCGGATCGGCGCCGGCGTCACCGTCGGGCACAACGCGGTGCTGCACGGCTGCACCGTCGAAGACGGGTCGCTGGTCGGGATGGGCTCGATCGTGCTCAACGGGGCGGTGATCGGCGCGGGTTCGATCGTGGGCGCCGGCGCGGTGGTGCCGCAGGGCATGATCGTGCCACCCCGGTCGCTGGTGGCCGGGGTGCCGGCGAAGGTTCGGCGCGAACTGGTCGACGCCGAGCTCGACGGCAACCGGATGAACGCCGCGGTCTACGAACACCTCATCGACCTGCATCGTGAGTCGCAATAG
- a CDS encoding NAD(P)H-binding protein: MKSKRILVTGATGYVGSRLVAALLDDGHEVVAATRNPEKLGRFGWCDRVTAVVFDADDPTSVETALTVAGHVDVIYYLVHAIGQPGFRERDNAAAANVAKAAAAAGVGRIVYLGGFVPEDDTLSEHLAGRAEVAAALNVEGGAELVWLGAAVIIGAGSTSFEMVRYVGDRFWVIPLPPWADHDIEPISIRDVLYYLLAAADPAVVPAGSYDIVGPDVTTYRELLQAYIEAAGEVRAGLPVRDIVPHAVVGRVAGAAVPVPTGLAADLIESLDHPMTASDTVLRDHVPDPPGGLTTIEDAVAAAVSSPRPRPVDQLADPHHLADSDPLWAGGDTLRLRRMAATVTPGVARPALRLLNSVPGPLAGVLRTGLDLLLAKVRFL, encoded by the coding sequence GTGAAGTCGAAGCGGATCCTGGTCACCGGCGCCACGGGATACGTCGGTTCCCGCCTGGTCGCCGCGTTGCTCGACGACGGGCACGAGGTGGTCGCCGCGACCCGCAACCCGGAGAAGCTGGGCCGGTTCGGGTGGTGTGACCGGGTCACGGCGGTCGTCTTCGACGCTGACGATCCGACGTCGGTCGAGACCGCTCTCACGGTCGCCGGGCACGTCGACGTCATCTACTACCTCGTGCACGCGATCGGCCAGCCCGGGTTCCGCGAGCGCGACAACGCGGCGGCCGCCAACGTGGCGAAAGCGGCGGCGGCCGCAGGGGTGGGGCGCATCGTGTACCTCGGCGGGTTCGTCCCCGAGGATGACACGCTGTCCGAGCATCTGGCCGGCCGGGCCGAAGTCGCCGCGGCGCTCAATGTTGAAGGCGGCGCGGAACTGGTCTGGCTCGGTGCGGCGGTCATCATCGGCGCTGGCTCGACGTCGTTCGAGATGGTCCGCTACGTCGGCGACCGGTTCTGGGTGATTCCGTTGCCGCCATGGGCCGATCACGACATCGAACCGATCTCGATTCGCGATGTGCTGTATTACCTGTTGGCCGCGGCCGACCCGGCCGTTGTCCCGGCCGGGTCCTACGACATCGTCGGGCCCGATGTCACCACCTATCGCGAGCTCTTGCAGGCCTACATCGAGGCGGCGGGTGAAGTCCGGGCCGGGCTGCCGGTGCGCGACATCGTGCCGCACGCCGTGGTCGGCCGGGTGGCGGGTGCGGCGGTGCCGGTGCCCACCGGGTTGGCCGCCGATCTCATCGAATCACTGGACCATCCGATGACGGCCTCGGACACTGTCTTACGTGACCACGTCCCGGATCCCCCCGGTGGGCTCACCACCATTGAAGACGCCGTCGCCGCCGCGGTGTCCAGTCCGCGGCCGCGTCCGGTCGATCAGCTGGCCGACCCGCATCACCTGGCCGACAGCGATCCGCTCTGGGCGGGCGGGGATACGCTACGACTCCGACGCATGGCCGCGACCGTGACGCCCGGCGTGGCGCGCCCGGCGCTGAGGTTGCTCAACTCGGTGCCGGGTCCGCTGGCCGGCGTGCTGCGGACCGGCCTGGACCTACTGCTGGCGAAAGTTCGCTTTTTATGA
- a CDS encoding CPBP family intramembrane glutamic endopeptidase, with protein MTMLTEIRSVAANVAVPHQEWPSVIRRRRVAVCVVLVVGAVLLGVSLTRRPGDASFYWLTMALAATWAFGALLSGPVHLGCIRWRGRNQRPVLTGLTIGLLLGAVFVLGGLVTREIPPVAEAITRVLEYANHGSLLLIVVITLVNGLAEEMFFRGALYTALGAFHPVVISTLLYTIATCASGNWMLGFAAIILGTVCALERRATGGVLAPVLTHVVWGLIMVLALPPMFGVWH; from the coding sequence ATGACGATGCTGACCGAGATTCGTTCAGTCGCCGCCAATGTGGCTGTGCCACACCAAGAGTGGCCGTCGGTTATTCGCCGGCGGCGGGTTGCCGTCTGTGTGGTGCTGGTGGTCGGTGCGGTGCTGCTCGGTGTCTCACTGACTCGTAGGCCCGGTGACGCGTCGTTCTACTGGTTGACGATGGCGCTGGCGGCGACGTGGGCGTTCGGCGCGTTGCTGTCCGGCCCGGTGCATCTGGGCTGTATTCGTTGGCGCGGGCGTAACCAGCGCCCGGTGCTCACCGGGCTCACGATCGGATTGCTCCTCGGGGCCGTCTTCGTTCTCGGCGGTCTGGTGACCCGTGAGATCCCGCCGGTGGCCGAGGCCATCACCCGGGTGCTGGAGTACGCCAACCACGGCAGCCTGCTGCTGATCGTGGTGATCACCCTGGTGAATGGTCTGGCCGAGGAGATGTTCTTCCGCGGCGCGCTGTACACCGCGTTGGGTGCCTTTCACCCGGTAGTGATCTCCACGCTGCTGTACACCATCGCGACGTGTGCCAGCGGCAACTGGATGCTCGGCTTCGCGGCGATCATCCTCGGCACGGTGTGCGCGCTGGAACGCCGAGCCACCGGCGGAGTGCTCGCACCCGTCCTCACCCACGTGGTGTGGGGGCTGATCATGGTGCTCGCACTGCCGCCGATGTTCGGCGTCTGGCACTAG